A window of Elephas maximus indicus isolate mEleMax1 chromosome X, mEleMax1 primary haplotype, whole genome shotgun sequence genomic DNA:
catgtcgtggggttggcaaccaatgtcacaaaacagtgtgtgtattaattgtttaatgaaaaactaatttgctccgtaaaccttcatctaaagtacaattaaaaaaaaacttacaataataaaaaaaaagactatttccaaacaaggtgatGTTCCCAGGTCCAGGGCTCAGGACGTCAACATATTGTTCTGAGGGTGGCAGTGCGGTCCGTAACAGTGCCCCGGTCCACAGTGCACAAACGTCTTGTTGTCGGgagccgtcgagccaattccgacccatggtgactccatgtgacagagtacaacctcctcataggcttttctaggttgtagtctttacgggAAGGGGCCTGGCTGGTGTAGTGCTTGAAGTGCTctgtggctaactgaaaggttggccgttgaaatccaccatccactcctccagagaaaagacctagtaatctgctttcaaagggccctggtggcacagtggttaagagcttggctgctaactgaagggtcggcagttcgaatccaccagctacttcttggaaaccctatggggcagttctactctgtcctagagggttgcactgagttggaatcgactcgacagcaatgggtttggtttgttttttaaagatatgATGTTGATCCCAAAGCCAGTTCAGTGTTCTACCCAGAGAAGAACCAGCTCAGGAAATCCAACCCAGGCGTTATCTTTGAAAGTGAGAGAAGACACCCAGCATGCTTTTCTTTCACCATGTTAAATTCCAAggccctgggtagtacaaaaggTGATCACACtcaactgctcactgaaaggttggaggttcaagtctacctagaggtgcctcggaagaaaggcctggcaatctccttctgaaaaatcagccactgaaaaccctgtggagcacagttctacgttgatacacatgggggcgccatgagtcagagccaactcgacaaaaactggtttggttttggagtccctgggtggtgcaagttgtTAActtgctcgactgctaactgaaaggttggaggttcaagtccacatagaagcaccttggaagagagacctggctgtctacttctgaaaaatcagccaccgaaaaccctacggagcacagttctactctgacatgcatggagtcgacagaagtctgaatcaactccacggcccctggttttctttggaataaaaagaagtaaaacgGAGCCCAGGTTGCTACAGGAGAGATGACGTGAAGGACTGATGCAAACACCCAGACACTGAAGACAGGAGGAGATACCCGTTGAGCTGCCTTTGGCCTCATGAACATGATAAAGGACAAAGGAAAGGAAACCAGCGTGTAGGAGTGGATGGGCGGAAGCCCTCCCTGCAGTGCCTGGGCCCTTTTGCACACTTGGCTCCCAAGAGCAGTCAGCGTCAAGCGGTCAGGAATGGGGTGCCCTGATTCTCTGGCCTCTCTGTGGTGGAGGAAGAGCTGGGCTTGAAGATAAGCATTAAAAAAACCCGGAAGTTTAGGGGTGAGAGGTTCAATTTGTAGCAGCAGGGGTGGGTTGCTCACGACCCCACGTCCCCCAGGGGATTCCAGattgcttcattaaaaaaaaaaattaaaaaacccagtTGCAGTGGAGTTGACCCCGAAGCTTGGCAatcaatcccatgtgtgtcagggtagaactgtgctccacagggttttcttcttctttttttttaaatagtgatttaggtgaaagtttacagagcaaattagtttctcattcaaaaatgtatccacaaattgttttgtgacattggttgcaatcccgcaATGCGTCAGCACTGTCCCCCTCTCTCTttgcaccctgggttccccgtgtccattcatccaggttccctgccttctcgtctttgcttttgggcaggtgtggcCCCTTTGGTCTTGCGTGCTCggttgatctaagaagcacgttcctcacgtgtgtcattgtctgttttatagacctgtctgatCTTTTGGCTGCAAGGTGAACTTTgagagtggcttcaattctgaatTAAAAGGGCGTTGGGGAGCCACAGTCTTGGGGCTTCCTCCAATAtgcgtcagaccagtaagtctggcctttttttgtgaatttgatcatctgttctacatttttctcccgctctgtcctgGGCCCACTCCAAACGGTTTtcgacagctgattttttggaagtcgattgccaggcctttcctccaaggcacctccacgtggaCTTGAAACGCCGaccttcagtgagcagctgagtgcgttcacGTCGTGCATCACCCAGGGAGTCCTCTCTCACAGCCTAGAGAATAAGAGGAGAGAATCCCGCCCTCAAGTGCAAAGCGCTCTTCCTCCACCCTCTTCCTCCGACTGCCCCTCATGACCTCCCCCCAGGCTCTAGGGGGCTGTGAAATGTGAAAACTCAGCCCAGCAGGGACACGGTGTGTGGGCTTCCCAGGATCTCGCACCTGGTGGGAGGCGGAGCCAGGAGTCCATCTCATATGCACAGATCTATGCAGCTACAAAGACCCAGTTCTTCACTGCCTGGAGCTGGTGGGCCCCCAAGCCTCCCCCTTAGGGCTGGGGTGGTGAGGGGAGCAGGCAACTCTCGGCCGTCCATCCAGGTCTGCGGTGAGCCCTGACTCTGGACTCCTGGCCTCCTCTCCCTGTGCCTCACCTCAGCGTGCAGGGCCCTCCTTCAAATACCAGTACAACTAAGACTCAAAGGTGGGGGCcgtgatggctcagtggtagaatcctcaccttccatgtgggagaccagagtttgattcccggccaatccacctcacgtgcagccaccatccatctgttggtggaggcttgcgtgtggcTGTGACGCTGAACGGGTTTCGGTGGAGCTAGCGGACtaagatagaccaggaagaaaggcctggcaatctgcttctgaaaatgagccagtgaaaaccccatggaccaCAATGATCTGAGCTGTAATCGATGGTGCAGAGTgggtagcatttcattccgttgtgactggggtcgcagtgagtcagaCCCAACTCCGAGAAGTGGCAGAACATGACATCCATGTTTAAGTTCTCTACTAGTGAGATGGGGTGGACTCTGATTTCCTCCCCCCAGTGGCTCAGTGGAGAAGGTGGGGGGGTCTACTCTgcgcctggagccctggtggcacagtggttaagagctcagttgccaaccaaaaggacggcagttcgaatccaccagctgctccttgaaattgctatggggcagttctactctgtcctatagggtcgctatgagttggaattgactcgacagcagcgggtttggttttttggccctGTGTCTACAGCAGACAGGCTCCCTCCCATGAGGAACCCCGCTTTGGACAGCCATACACCCCGCAATGCCAGCTCCAGCCAATGCCGGCTTGTAGACGGAGCAGAGGCTAGGCCCCACCTGTGTAGAGGTTGAGTGAGACAcctttgaaaaagaaattaattaaaaaatttttttaaccttaGGGAAACAAACCTTGGCAGATGTTGGGGTTCCCCCACTATAACTGTGAATTCCGATCACATggctctcccccaaaagagtcaATTTTACATTGGGAGAGAGTTGCGGGAACTAATttgagaaatcaagaaaagaaaaatagatacgAAATGCAAATGCTACCATTAAAGCAAATTAGGTGTTTTGTCTTCCCGGCGGCTTTTGGCAGAAACACCCtgggtcctggtgatctgcttctgaaaaaatcagccattgagaaccctgtggagcatagttctacactGACgaacgtggggtcactgtgagttgaactGGTTAGTTCCCTGGGTagctaacatgctcggctgctaaccaaaaggttggaggttcgagtccgcccagaggcacctcggaataaaggcctggcgaactgcttctgaaaaaccagccattgagaaccctgtgagcacagctctaccctgacacacgtggggtcagccTGAAGGTGCTGTTAGGATGTCGCACACGTGCCAGCCATTTCGTTATCCCAGTGTGTTTAcccacagccctggtggcacaatggttaagtgcctggttGCTAAGGGAAAGGTTGACAATTGaagctcacccagtggctccaaggcgTGGCaacccgcttccataaagattacagcctgggaaactctatggggcagttctactctgtcctatggggtccctataATTCAGTTGAGCCGACAGCACAGAAGAACCATAACAACCTTATCCCAGCAAGGATTCTGAAGTAACTCTGAGACTGTCCTTACAGTCCCCTGGAACACTGGCCATCAACCTAAATACCTTTTCAATaaggtttttgtgtgtttgttttaacgAGCTTTCTGCCCAGTGGTTTAGAGCAGCCAAGGGGTGAGAACCTTTGCAAGCCCTTGGTGAAGGAGTAGAGaactttctgtgtgttccgtgtGCCCCCTCCAGAAGCCTGCATATCGGGGCCTGAGAAGAACCAACGGGGGCACGCCGAGGCGAGGAGAGAGGGTGGTGAGAAACATGGGGGACTCACAGTGGTTACTGCACCCTTCTGAGTTTGGAAGGTGCAGCCAGCCCCTGTTGTTGGGGTCTTCTGCCTTTCCTGGGGTGCTGGTGTGAAGCTCAGGATTAATCAGAAACCCTGGAGATCAATGTATCGCTGCCAAGTGCAACTGTGATGATGTCCAGGGTCCCAAACCTTTCCCTTCCCCTACTGGGTGGTCCCCATGGGAGTTCCTGGGAGTAGGGTCCCAGGTCTAGAAGCGAGGAGAGTAGAGGAGGAGTGAGAGGTGAGGAAGGCAGTGATGGGTGAGGACAGGTGGCTGACCCCACAGGAAGCTTGGGATGGGACTGTGTGCAGCTGGTGACACAGCGCCACCGTGTGGTCGGGACAGGGACTGCGCCCAGGGAGCACTTCTAGGGGAAGGCAGTGAGTGATGTAGGGACCCCGGGCCGGGACCACCTGGGAGGTGGGGACCCTGCTGTCACCATGCACatgtaaagaaactgaggcaaggcCAGGTGGACTCTGAAAGCTCCTGCCGCGCGGGGCGTGGGCCCACAATAAACTGTGTTGGATGCGGACACAGGGCTGCCTGGAGGGTCAGTAACTTTGTGACTCTGCAGCTAAGTCGGACCCTAGTGTTCTCTGCAGGCCCCTGCTTGTCCCAgcgagagggagagaggagggagagaaggagggaagagggGAGAAAGACGGGGCTAGAGgactggagggaaggaagaagggagaacaGGAGGGAGCCCCTGGCCCCGTGTCTGAAGGTGCTCGTAAACACCCACCTCAGAGAACGCCTACCCCCCAGTCCCTCCTGGAGCAGACTGAGGTCCTGTTGGAAGTGCCTGAACAGCCCCCCATGTCTTCCAGAGCTCCCATCACACCCTTCCCGTGTCTCAGAGACCCCCCACGGCCTCGCCCTGTCTCAGAGACCCCCTCAGGCCCACCCCTGTCTCAGAGACCCCCTCAGGCCCACCCCTGTCTCAGAGACTCCCCTCAGGCCCTCCCCCTGTCTCAGAGGCCCCCTCAGCCCTCCCCATCTCAGAGACCCCCTCAGGCCCTCCCCCTGTCTCAGAGACCCCTCAAGCCAACCCTTGTCTCAGAGACCCCCTCAGACCCACTCCTGTCTCAGAGACCCCTTCAGCCCTATTCCAGCCTCAGAGGCCCCTTCAGCCCTCCCCCATCTCAGAGACCCCCTTAGGCCCTCCCCCCTAGAGACCCTCTCAGGCCATCCCCGTGTGTCAGAGACCCCCCCCTCAGGCCCTCTCCATGTCTCAGAGACCCCCTCAGCCCTCCCCATGTCTTAGAGACCCTCTCAGACCATCTCCCTGTCTCAGAGGCCCCCCCAGGCCCTCTGCTGTCTCAGAGACCCCCCCTCAGCCCTCCCCCCTCTCAGAGACCCCGTTAGGCCCTTCCCCCCTCAGAGGTCCCCCTCGGCCCTCCTCCTCAGAGAACCCCTAAAGCCTTTCCCCTGTCTCAGAGACCCCCTCAGGCCATCCCCCCGTCTCAGAGACCCCCCCTTAGGCCCTCCCCTTGTCTCAAAGGCCCCCTCAGCCTTCCCCCCCAGAGACCCCCTCAGGCCATCCCCCTGTCTCAGAGACCCCCCAGGCCTTCCCCATGTCTCAGAGACCACCTCAACCCTCCTCATCTCAGAGATCCCCTCAGCCCTCCCCCTCAGAGACCCCCTCAGGCTCTCCACCTGTCCCAGAGGCCACCTCGGCTCTCCCTCCTCTTAAAGACCCCATTAGGCCCtctccaccaccccccccccagagACCTCCTAAAGCCTTTCCCCTGTCTCAGAGACCCTCCCTCAGGCCCTCCGCCTGTCCCAGAGGCCCCCTCAGCCTTCCCATCTCAGAGACCCCCTTAGGTCCTCTCCTGTCTCAGAGACCTCCTCGGCCCTCCCGCCCCCAGAGACCCCCTCAGGCCCTTCCCCTGTCTCAGAGACCCCCTCAGGCCCACTCCTGTCTCAGAGACCCCCTCAGGCCCACCCCTGTCTCAGGGACTCCCCTCAGGCCCACCCCTGTCTCAGAGGCCCCCTCAGCCCTCCCCATCTCAGAGACCCCCTCAGCCCTACTCCTGCCTCAGAGGCCCCCTCAGCCCTCCCCCGTCTCAGAGACCCCCTTAGGCCCTCCCCCCCGGAGACTCTCTCAGGCCATCCCCGTGTGTCAGAGACCCCCCCTCAGGCCCTCTCCATGTCTCAGAGACCCCCTCAGGCCCTCCCCATGTCTCAGAGACCCTCTCAGACCATCCGCCTGTCTCAGAGGCCCCCCTCAGGCCCTCTGCTGTCTCAGAGACCCCCTCAGCCCTCCCCCTTCTCAGAGACCCCGTTAGGCCCTCTACCCCCTCAGAGGCCCCCCTCGGCCCTCCTCCCCACAGAACCCCTAAAGCCTTTCCGCTGTCTCAGAGACCCCCTCAGGCCATCCCCCTGTCTCAGAGGCCCCCCTTAGGCCCTCCCCTTGTCTCAAAGGCCCCCTCAGCCTTCCCCCCCAGAGACCCCCTGAGGCCATCCCCCTGTCTCAGAGACCCCCCAGGCCTTCCCCATGTCTCAGAGACCACCTCAACCCTCCTCATCTCAGAGATCCCCTCAGCCTTCCCCCTCAGAGACCCCCTCAGGCCCTCCACCTGTCCCAGAGGCCACCTCGGCTCTCCCCCCTCTTAGAGACCCCATTAGGCCCTCTCCACCTCCCCCAGAGACCTCCTAAAGCCTTTCCCCTGTCTCAGAGGCCCCCTTAGGCCCTCCCCCTGTCTCAGTGACCCCCCCCCAGGCCCTCCCCTTGTCTTAGAGTTCCCCTCAGCCTTCCCCATCTCAGAGACCCCCTCAGGCCCACTCCTGTCTCAGAGACCCCCTCAGGCCCTCCGCCTGTCCCAGAGGTCCCCTCAACCTTCCCCCCCTCAGAGACCCCCTTAGGTCCTTCCCTGTCTCAGAGACCTCCTCAGTCCTCCCTCCCAGAGACCCCCTCAGGCCTTCCCCCTGTCTCATATACCCCCTCAGGCCCTTCCCCTGTCTCAGAGACCCCCATGCCCTTCCCCTATCTTAGAGACCCCCTCAGGCCCTCCCCTGTCTCAAAGACCCCCTCagccctcctcctgtctcagagaCCCCCTCAGGCCCTCCACCTGTCCCAGAGGCCCCCTTAGGCCCTCACCCGCCTCAAAGACTCCCCTCGGGCCTTCCCCCCAGAGACCTCCTAAAGCCTTCCCCCTGTCTCAGAGACACCCCTCAGCCCTCCCCTTGTCTCAGAGGCCCCCTCAGCCCTCTCCCCTCTCAGAGACCCCCCTCGGCCCTCCTCCCACAAACCCCCTGAGCCCTTCCCCCCTCTCAGAGACCCCTTCCCTCGTCTCCTGTCCAGAGCCCCCGCTGAGCCTCTGCGCACGCCATGGAGCGGTACCTCTCCAAGCCCGACAACGCGACGCTGCAGATGTTGAGCAGTCCGACCATCGCCGTGGTCCTGCCCGTCGTGTACTCGCTGGTGGTGCTGGTCAGCATCCCGGGCAACCTCCTGTCGCTGTGGGTGCTGTGCCGCCACATCGGGCCGCGCTCGCCAtccgtcatcttcatgatcaaccTCAGCCTCACCGACCTGGCGCTGGCCCTGGTGCTTCCCTTTCAAATCTACTATCACTGCAACCGGCACCACTGGGTCTTCGGCGTGCTGCTGTGCAACGTGGTCACCGTGGCCTTCTACGCCAACATGTACTCCAGCATCCTCACCATGACCTGCATCAGCGTGGAGCGCTTCCTGGGCGTCGTGTACCCGCTGTCCGCCGCGCGCTGGCGCCGCCGCCGCTACGCCGTGGCCGCCTGCGCCAGCCTCTGGCTGCTGCTCCTGGCCGCGCTGTCGCCGCTGGCGCGCACCGACCTCACCTACGAGGTGGAGGCGCTGGGCATCATCACCTGCTTCGACGTGCTCAAGTGGACCATGCTGCCCAGCGTGGCCACCTGGGCCGTCTTCCTCTTCACCATCTTCATCGTCCTCTTCCTCATTCCCTTCGTGGTGACCGTGGTCTGCTACACGGCCACCATCCGGAAGCTGCTGCAGACCTCGGGCGGCTACGGGCAGGGCCAGAAGCGGCGCTCTGTGTACCTGGCGGCCGTGGTGCTGCTGGCCTTCGTCACCTGCTTCGCGCCCAACAACTTCGTGCTGCTGGTCCACATGGTCAGCAGGCTCTTCTTCGGCCGCAGCTTCTATCACATCTACAAGCTCACGCTCTGCCTCAGCTGCCTCAACAACTGCCTGGACCCCTTCGTCTACTACTTCGCCTCCAAGGAGTTCCAGCTGCGGATGCGCGCGTACCTGGGCTACCGGGGCCCGCGCGCGGACAGCCTGGACACGCGCCGCGACAGCCTCTTCTCGGCGCGCACGCTGTCGGCGCGCTCCGGCTCCAGCGTGCAGGCCGACTGCCTGGAGGCGGTGggcagggccttcctccagaggcagGAGAGCGTGTTCTGAGCCCGGACGACAGACGACGTGCCCTCAGAGAGGGCGACGGCACGGCGGGGAACCCGCAACCGAAGCCCCTGAGGTCTGCGGAGCGCCGTGCGGGCGCCGGCGGAGGAGCTGAGTCCGGTCAACAGGGCTTCGAAAACCGCCATTTGGGAAGGGGTCAGAGACCagcaaagaaaagcaaaacatgaGAACGGCGACTGCCTCTGTGGTCTCCTAGGAGACGTGCGTCCCCGAGCTGCCACCCAGCCCTGCCCGCCCTGAGGATTTGCGCTCAGGCTGGCCCAGCTGTCCCTTGCACACTCAGCGCTCCCCGAGGGGTGACTTTCTGCCGGGGGAACGGCCGGGTCGGGAGACGCAGTAGCCCTCTCGGGTCTCCCCGCCCCGCGCCGCGCACTCAAGCCGCACAGGGCCCCCATGTTGGTCTTGTCGCGTCACGGGGCAGTCCAGGACCCCCTCCCCGACTCTGGGGCTCCTGGtgccctccccccctcccccctcccccgcagcACTATGTCCCCCGCGGAGAGGCCCACTGTGACCCAGCCCGTCCAGTGCCGCGTGGCTGCCCCGGGGCGGAGGGGAGCGCGATGACTCGTAGGTGCGGCCCCTGAACACTCGGAGCCCCGGACCGAGAAGGCCGAGCCTCGTGGGGGCCCAGCCTCGGCAGCGACCACGGGCCGCGGGAGGTAGATGCGCAGCTGGCTTCCTGGATCCCCGCCGCCGGTCCCCAGCTCCGTCCCGCCGAAGGCTGTCAGCGCCCTAGGGGGCTGGGCCGCAGGGACCCCACCGTGCCGGGTTGGCCGGGCCGCAGCGATTCAAGCAGTTTCCGCGCCAGAGAGCACCGGCGCCACAAAAGGGACCAATGGGCGCCCCCGCAGCAGCCCCAACACCTGCGCTGCCCGGAAGGAGAGGGACCCGTCCCTGCCGAGTCCAAGACGGGGACCCTGCGGGTTCCCAGCTGCAGGGGTGTGGCGGCAACCCAGCAAAGTTTTGGGTACTTTGTAAATCCGAGTGGGGACATGGTGTAAGATTGTGGGATCCCCTGGGGGAGAGCAAGGCAGAGCCTGCAAGGCGAGTGTGTGGAGGGGACAGGTGGGTGAGGGGTTCTGGGACCTCAGGAAGAGGAGCTCCGGGGTCCAGCTCCCCACCCCTGGGCGTGAAAGGCCGCTGGAGACCGGGCCAGGGTGCTGCCTGCCCTGTCCACCTGTTCACTGCCATGATCGGTTTGTAAGAAAAGCAGAGACACATTTGCAGTGGGGTAAATGGCAGTCTCTCCAAACTCACGTCCGCCTGGAGCCTGTGAGTATGACCttttttggaaaaagggtctttgacaATGGAATTAGGTGAAGGAGTTCCATCAAATTGACAATCAACCCATTGCCgaggagtccattccgactcataaggaccctacaggacagagcagaactgccccatagagtttccaatgagcacctggtggattcaaactgccgacctcgtggttagcagccgtagtacttaagcactacgccaccagggtttccaaaactgacaacagcaacatgaaaTTTGGGGTGCAGTGAGGTTAAGTGAATGGGGtagggataatttggaaaaggagggttagCATGcctgcacaattcaaagaatgccATCAGTGTCACTGAGTCCTACATGTAGAGATTGGTGAGGTGGTGTGTACTTTTCTGTGTAACttttcaacaacaaataaaatacaatgttaaaatgcacggaaaaaaaaaaaaagtgaaggcaTTCCAGATGAAGTCATTCTGGACAATCCAAGTGGCCCTAAACCCAATGACAAATGTCCCTATCAGGGATGGAGAAACAGAGACACAGGAGAGGAGGCcacgaaaactcagccactgagagctctgtggagcacagttctactccaacactcGTGGGGTGGCCAGGAGTCGGGGTCATCttcagacagaggcagagatcggagtgatgtggccacaaaccCAGGAATGtctgcagccaccagaagctgggagagacaagaaaggatcccCCCTAGAGCCTCCggagggagcacagccctgcccacaccttgacttcagacttctgacctccagagctgtgaaAGCATAAACGTCTATGGTTTTAAACCACTCTGAGTCTGGTGCTTTGTTGCGGCGGCCCCAGGACACTCACAGACATATttaagctccttgaaaaccctgatgGTCAGCAGGCCTAGAGATCTAGGGGGTGATGGGTGGTTGCAGGCTGCCTGCCTCCCCCGGCACTGGCTTTGGGGGTCCTACTTTTTGGGACCCAGTGTCCCCACAGGTCAGGGGAGGCCCTTGGAAGGACAAGACAGGCCTGTGAGGCCGGCATTGGCGACTTGCCGTGAAGGTGCCCTTCGGGATGAGCCACCGGAGACCCCAGGCACTCCACAGCTCATGGCTGCAGGCTGCGTGGGCCAGCACCCACCTCTGCAAAGCTGCACCTTCACCTCCCTCGGGCGCCATTTTGGAATGACCCTGTGTGGTAGGAAGACCAATTGCCATGGAGTTTTGGAAACAGTGGTAATAGCTGCACCGCAACACGGTGAATGTATTTCCATTGCATTGTAGGTTTaaacggcaa
This region includes:
- the P2RY8 gene encoding P2Y purinoceptor 8, with the translated sequence MERYLSKPDNATLQMLSSPTIAVVLPVVYSLVVLVSIPGNLLSLWVLCRHIGPRSPSVIFMINLSLTDLALALVLPFQIYYHCNRHHWVFGVLLCNVVTVAFYANMYSSILTMTCISVERFLGVVYPLSAARWRRRRYAVAACASLWLLLLAALSPLARTDLTYEVEALGIITCFDVLKWTMLPSVATWAVFLFTIFIVLFLIPFVVTVVCYTATIRKLLQTSGGYGQGQKRRSVYLAAVVLLAFVTCFAPNNFVLLVHMVSRLFFGRSFYHIYKLTLCLSCLNNCLDPFVYYFASKEFQLRMRAYLGYRGPRADSLDTRRDSLFSARTLSARSGSSVQADCLEAVGRAFLQRQESVF